In Mesorhizobium sp. J428, the genomic window GTGTCGTATCAGATCGTGCTGACCAAGACCGACAAGATCAAGCCGCCGGCCGTGCCGAAGCTGGTGGCCGGGACGCTGGAGAAGATTCGCAAGCGCCCCGCCGCCTTCCCGACGGTGATCGCCACCTCGTCGGAAAAGGGCGAGGGCATGCAGGAACTGCGCGACGCAATCCTGCTGGCGGCCAGCGGCGGGTGACGGCGCAGTCCCGATCGCCTCGTCAAAGGCTCATCCCTCCGCCCGCGCCTTGAGCGCGGCGTTCATGCGCTCGAAGTCGGCGCGGAAGCGGTTGGTGTCGATCGCCCAGAGAAGCACGCCCCTGAACGCCTCGCCGTGGACGAGGCGGGTGCCGGTCGCGGTCTCTTCCAGCAGGAAATAGTGCTCGCCGTCGAAGATTCGCGGGAAGACGAGCCGGCCGAGCCAGCGCAGCTCCCTGTCCTTTTCGGCGGCGAGCACGGTCGGGCGGAAGGTCATGGCGCTGCCGCCCGCCGGCTGCATGGTGTTTTCGAGCGTCGCGCCGACTTCCGGCGTGCCCTTCATGGCAACGATGAACGGGTTCCATTCCGGATAGGCCGCGCCGTCGGTCAGCACCGACCAGACTTTTGTGGGCGGCGCGTCGATCATCACTTCGGTGCGGACGTCGTTGCGGGGGGCGAGCGCGAAAGCGGCTCCGAGCGCGGCGACCACGGCGGCGGCGGAGAGGAGAAGCGTCTTCATGGCAGGGTCCTTCGGGTTCGATCCAGTGGATGCGCTGCACCCTGGACAAAACCTAGGACGAACTGGCCAATACGAAAATTGTGGAAATCTGTTTGGATGATATACAGAAACGTATGACAACGTCCGATCTCGGCTGGGAATTCTGGCGCAGCTTCCTTGCCGTGGCGCGCACGGGCTCGCTGTCGGCGGCCGCGCGGTCGCTGCGGCTGACCCAGCCGACGCTCGGCCGGCATGTCGACGCATTGGAGGAGGCGCTGGGCGAGCCGCTGTTCGTGCGTTCGCAGCACGGGCTCCAGCCGAC contains:
- a CDS encoding SRPBCC domain-containing protein, with translation MKTLLLSAAAVVAALGAAFALAPRNDVRTEVMIDAPPTKVWSVLTDGAAYPEWNPFIVAMKGTPEVGATLENTMQPAGGSAMTFRPTVLAAEKDRELRWLGRLVFPRIFDGEHYFLLEETATGTRLVHGEAFRGVLLWAIDTNRFRADFERMNAALKARAEG